A genomic stretch from Caldalkalibacillus salinus includes:
- a CDS encoding ROK family transcriptional regulator, translating to MRWNQQTVKRNNKAHIFHVIKEQAPLSRADIAQRLGYNKATVSSLVSELIDAELVYETGPGESSGGRRPVLLLFNDQAGYAIGIDIGVNYVLGVLTNLQGKVVSEVHQWLKTTAFPDVVDQVKGIIATLKNRIPSCPYGVIGIGIGVPGIVSNDGSVLYAPNLKWRDTQLNQALENEFHLPVIVENEANAGAYGEKRAGAGQSYDHLMYVSAGMGIGVGLILDNQLYKGHKGFSGEAGHMAIDLNGKLCSCGRKGCWEAYASEQALLESARLRGQQSEDITLEHLLSLANQKDADSISVFENVGYYLGCGIANLINTFNPKQVIVGNRLAFARDWIEEPIKHAIQKQALPFHQEGLTMTFSTLSMHSTAIGMSAFATEHFFKEQDLLENNGFH from the coding sequence ATGAGATGGAATCAGCAAACTGTTAAACGAAATAATAAAGCACATATTTTCCACGTGATTAAAGAGCAAGCCCCTCTATCCCGTGCAGATATTGCTCAGCGGCTAGGATATAATAAAGCCACTGTTTCATCACTTGTAAGCGAACTCATCGATGCTGAACTGGTCTATGAAACGGGGCCTGGTGAGTCTAGTGGCGGAAGGCGACCTGTTCTTTTACTCTTTAACGACCAAGCGGGGTATGCCATCGGTATTGACATCGGGGTCAACTATGTTTTGGGGGTCCTCACCAACCTACAGGGCAAGGTCGTCTCGGAAGTTCATCAATGGTTAAAGACTACAGCATTTCCTGATGTCGTCGATCAGGTGAAAGGCATTATCGCCACATTAAAAAACAGGATACCTTCTTGTCCCTATGGCGTCATTGGGATCGGTATCGGTGTTCCAGGCATCGTAAGCAATGATGGTTCTGTTCTTTATGCCCCAAATCTAAAGTGGCGAGACACCCAGTTAAATCAGGCACTTGAGAATGAATTTCACCTCCCAGTCATCGTAGAAAACGAGGCGAATGCAGGGGCATATGGAGAGAAGCGTGCAGGGGCAGGTCAGTCCTACGATCATTTGATGTATGTGAGTGCAGGTATGGGTATTGGGGTTGGACTCATCTTAGACAACCAGCTATATAAGGGGCATAAAGGTTTTTCTGGTGAAGCCGGCCATATGGCGATAGACTTAAACGGCAAATTATGCAGTTGCGGGAGAAAAGGGTGTTGGGAGGCGTATGCCTCGGAGCAGGCTTTACTTGAGTCCGCTAGATTAAGAGGCCAACAATCAGAGGATATCACATTAGAGCACCTCCTATCATTAGCCAACCAAAAGGATGCTGACTCTATTTCTGTTTTTGAAAACGTGGGCTATTACCTAGGTTGTGGTATTGCCAATCTCATCAATACTTTTAATCCTAAACAAGTGATAGTGGGTAACCGTTTGGCCTTTGCTAGAGACTGGATTGAAGAACCGATTAAACACGCTATCCAAAAACAAGCGCTGCCCTTTCATCAGGAGGGTTTGACGATGACATTCTCAACACTCTCCATGCACTCAACGGCCATTGGGATGTCTGCCTTTGCCACTGAGCATTTCTTTAAGGAACAGGATCTTCTAGAAAACAATGGGTTTCATTAG